The Rhizobium leguminosarum DNA segment TATGGCATCGAAGGGCAGGGCTGGTTTCTCAGCGTTCATTGCTTCACGAAATACGTCAAGGTGGCTTTCTTCCGGGGTACGTCGCTGAACCCTCTGCCGCCCGGCCATTCCAAGCAGAAGGAAGTGCGCTACCTCGATATCCGCGAGGACGACGAAATCGACGAAGCCCAGCTCGCCGCCTGGGTAGAGCAGGCCAGCCGCTTGCCCGGCGAACGGATGTAACCAAATAGCACTCGATCGACGGGTGGGAGGAACCATGAAGAAAGCGTCAGCAGCCGTGAAGAAAAGCGATTCCGGGGAAGCAAGCGAGGAAACGTCCCCCTCTCAGTTGATCGATGCGAGGATCGAGGAGCTGGGGGACTGGCGGGGCCAGAAGCTTGCACAGGTCCGAATGCTGATCAAGCAGGCCGAGCCCGAGGTGGTTGAGGAATGGAAGTGGCGAGGGGTTCCGGTATGGGAGCGCGCCGGGATCATCTGCACCGGCGAGACTTACAAGAGCGTGGTGAAACTGACCTTCGCCAAAGGTGCCTCGCTGGACGATCCCACGGGACTGTTCAACTCCAGCCTCGAAGGCAATACCCGGCGCGCCATCGATTTCCATCAAGGTGACACGATCGACGAGGAGGCGCTGAAGGCGCTCGTTCGTGCCGCCGCAGCGCTGAACACGTCATCGAAGACTGCCGTCTCGCGGAAGAAATCAAGCGGCACATGAGGCTTCGCTAGGGCATGTCGCGCAAAAGTGTGCAGCGCTTTGCGCTAACGACATACGTGAAAACAAAGACCTAAAGCGCAAGGAGCGAATCTGAAAGAGCAACGCGCCTTAATGAATCGGGTTCGCCTCGCGCTCCAGAAAAAGTTCGAGATTGTCGAGGCCGATCTCGGTGCCCTGGAGGCGGGCGCCGTTGTCGGCGTAGCCGTCGAGGAAGACTACCTGCTCGGTGAAGACCATTTTCGTGCCGTCGGGTTCGGCTTTGAAGGTGACGGTGGCGAGCGAGGCGGAGATGCGCCTGTCGCCGAGCTTCATCTCATAGGCATAGATGATACGGGTGTCAGGCACGATATCGATGTAATGGGCGTCAAAAGCGTGCAGAAGCCCCTCCGTATCGGCGACATGGTTTCGCTCGGTACCGCCCGGACGGAAATCGAGCCCGTAGTCCAGCGGCACCCATTCGCCGTGGCAGGCGAACCATTGACGTTTGGCCTCCGGCGTCGACCAGGCGCGGAAGACGCGAGAGACCGGCGCCTTCAGGTGGCGCTCGATGACGAGAGTGGCGTGTTCGGCGGATCGTGTCGTCATTCGGAAAAGCTCTCCGGTTCTTCGGCGAGATATTGATCCAGCCTGTCGAAGCTGGCGGTCCAGCGGCTCTTTCGCTGTTCCACCCAGCGCTCGACGGCGGCAAGCGCATCCTGCTGCAGGCGGTAGGTTCGCACCCGGCCGGATTTTTCCGAGAGCACGAGGCCGCTATGCTCCAGCACCTGCAGATGTTTCATTACCGTCGGCAAGGCAACCGCGAGCGGCGCGGCCAGTTCGGTGACCGAAGCCGGGCCGCGGCCCAGGCGATCGATCATGCCGCGGCGGCTGCGGTCGGAAAGCGCGTGGAACATGCGGTCGAGATCGGCCTGGCTTTCGATCATCCAGCTGTATCCCGGAAGCGGGCGGGCAATCGCTCTTTATAGGGGTAGAACTTGAAGTAGGGGCGGGCCCCTTCCAGTGCCCTTGCAAAGGAGGGGCGCGTCAGCAGCCGCTCGTAATAGGCGCGAAGGTTCGGCTGCTCCGATGAAAACGGAACCAGCGTCTCGGCATAGAAGAGCGCCGGGGCTGCGGCGCAATCGGCCATGGTGAAGCCGTCGCCCGCTATCCATTGCCTGTCGGCGAGCTGCTTTTCGATCATCGCATAGGCAGTGGCGAGTGTCGCCTTGGCGGCGGTCACCTCGATTTCATCAGCCGTGCCCTCGGGGCGCCGGCGATTGCTGACGAGCGTCTGCATCGGCGCCTGGACATAATGGTCGAAGAAGCGGTCCCAGAGGCGGACCTGCAGCGCCCGATCGATCTCCAGCGGCAGCAGGCGAACGGGCCCGGGATAATATTGCTCGAGATATTCGATGATGATCGACGTCTCTGGAATGGTGCTGTCGCGCGCTTCGTCCCGCAACAGCGGCATCTTGCCGATCGGCCAGAAGCGGAAGAGATCGGAACGCGAGCCCTCGTCGGACAGATCGACGAGACGATTTTCGAAGGGTGTGCCGTTTTCGTAAAGCGCGATCAGCACCTTGTGGCAGAAGGAGGCGAGCGGATGCCCATAGAGCACGAGCGACATGCGGCGACCTTTCCTGTTGTGATAAACTTTACCGTTCGACTAAGTATCAGGTCGGCCGGCATCGCGCAACAGATAGTTTGCCAATCGCGTAAGTATCGCTGTCAGCCGATATATCTTGCGATGATCAGATGGCCGGGGGTCGGTTGGCCGTCTTCCATACGCACGTTGATATCCGAAATCTCGACGAGTTCGAAACCGGTGGCCGCCAGGCGTTCTTTCACATAGGCGTCGGCATGTGCGAAGCGCTGGTGCGGACCGACCATGTAGGCGCGGCCGGCAAGGGTGGCGTCCGGCAGGGTTTCCGAAGAGAAGATGAACAGGCCGCCCGACGTCAGGTTCTCGGCGGCGCCGAAGAACAGCGGTTCGAGCGCGCCGAGATAGGGCAGCACGTCGGTGGCGGTGATGATGTCGAAGGCGTCCTCGTCATTGTCGTCGAGGAAATCCTCGACCTCGGCGACGAAGAGCGTCTCGTAGAGATCTTTCTCATGGGCAATCTCGACCATCTTCTCCGAAAGGTCGATGCCGGTCATGTCGGCGCAGAGGTCGCGCAGCGCGCCGCCGGTGAGGCCCGTGCCGCAGCCGAGATCGAGCAGCCGCTTGAACGGTCCGAGCTTCAGCGCCTGCAGGCGCTGGCGCACCAGTATCGGCACGTGATAGCCGAGTTGCTCGACAAGTACGTCCTCGAAAACCTCGGCATGCTGGTCGAACAGGGTCTCGACATAGGCGTCGGGCGCCCTGACCGGCGTTTCGCCCCGGCCCATCGCGGCGATGCGCACGGCGGCACCGCCGTGATCGTCGGGATCGATCGCCAGGACTTCCTCATAGGCTGCCACGGCCGCATCGACATCGCCGGCCTTTTCCAGCGCCAGAGCGCGGTTATAGGCCTCGCCAAGGGCTTCTTCGTCGATCTTCTTTGCCATCGCAGTCCATCGTCCTTTTGTTTCAGCCATGGCTCTAAGGCGGCTTTCGATGTTTTGCAATGGCGTGGCGACTGGCGCAGAATGGCCGAAAAGAAGACCAAGGGAGGAACAGCCATGGATATGGAGCAGGACACGGTGCTATCGGCAAGGGAAGGCGAGGGTGCACGAACGCTGCTGCTGCCCAGCACGCCGGGCGAGGTCACCAATACGCTCATTCATTATTACCGCGGAGAACTGGGTCGGATGACGAGCTGGCGCGACCGCATCGACCGCACGTCCAACTGGGCCATCACCGTGGTCGCGGCGCTGCTTTCGGTGTCGCTGTCGACGCCGACCTCGCATCACGGCGTACTCTTGTTCGGGATAATGCTGGTGACGCTGCTTCTGATGATCGAGGCACGGCGCTACCGCTTCTTCGATATCTACCGCGCCCGCATCCGGCAGATAGAGCGCTGCTATTTCGCGCAAATCCTAGCACCGGACGCCCAGGCCGGCAGCGAATGGGCAGCGGTGGTCGCTAATAGTCTGCGTCACCCGCGCTTCCTGCTCAGCTATTCGGAAGCAATGCACCGGCGTCTCAAACGCAATTATGGTTGGATGTATTTCATCCTGTTCCTCGCCTGGTGCCTGAAGATTTCTACGCCGAAACTACAGACGGAGGGCGTGCAGACGCTGCAGGCGCACTCATGGAGCTATGTCATCGACAATGCCGTGCTCGGGCCGGTTTCCGGCCTTGCGGTGATCGCAATCGTCGTCGCATTCTATCTCTGCATTCTCTCTTTCGCCCTGCGTGCGGACCGCGACGAGGGCGAATTCGGCCATGGCGAGGCGCATGTCTGATGCTGCGCAAGCCGGATCAGTGCAGGATGAACTCTCCCTTCAGCGCCCGCCACTCGGTTGGCGAGATCAGCTTGCGGTGGACGTAGCGCACCGAATGCAGCGGTCCGTCGAGCTTTTCTTCCCAAAATTTCAGGAAGCCGCGCATTTCGGGGAAATCGGGTGCGAGATCATAATCCTGCCAGACATAGGTCTGTAGTATCGCCGGATGATCCGGCAGGTGGTAGAGGATCTGGGCGGTCGTCAGACCATAGCCCTGCAGTTGTTTTTCCATGTCCTTGTGCATCGTATTCACTTCTTCTCGTTCCCACTCGCGCGCTTATTAGCGCTAAGTGATATGGAAACATGCGAGTGGTTAACGGAAGCTTTACAGATACTTCATAAAAGGAAAATTGATTTTTAATATCAATAGATTAGCAGCATATGATGGGGAGTGCTGCCACGTCGATTCTGATTGATCCACGCTGTTGTCTGAAACCGCGAGACACCTTCGGGCGACATGCATCAGCGCTTGAGATGCCGGGTCAGGCGGCGCTCGATCCAGGCCCAGAGATGGCGCAACGCCTCGACGATGACGAGGTAGAAGATCGCTGCCCAGAGATAGGTCTGGTAGTCGAAGGTACGGGAGAAGGCGTAGCGGGTTTCGCCCATCAGGTCGAGCACGGTGATGATGGCGACGACCGCCGAGCCCTTGATCAGCAGGATGATTTCGTTGCCATAAGGGCGAAGTGCGACGATGAGAGCCTGCGGCAGAATGATCTTGCGGAAGGCGATGAACTTGTGGATGCCGAGGGCCGCGGCCGCCTCGTGCTGGCCGTGCGATACGCTTTCGATGGCGCCGCGCAGGATTTCCGCCTGGTAGGCCGCGGTATTGATGGTCATGGCAAAAAGGCCGCAATACCAGGCTTCGCGGAAGAACCACCAGATGCCGACGCTCTCGAGCTGCGGCCGGAATACGCCGAGGCCGTAATAGACCAGGAACAGTTGGGCGAGCAGCGGCGTGCCGCGGAAGAAATAGATGTAGCCGTAGGCGAGCGCATTCAGCACCCGGTTCTTCGACATGCGCGCCGCGGCAAGCGGCAGCGACAGAACTGCGCCGCAGATGACGGAAATGAAAACGAGGCTGAGTGTGACCCCGAGACCGTGGAGATAGCGCGGTCCGTAGCGGGTGAATTTTTCTGGATCCCAGCCGTTGACGACGGAGATCACCAGCAGCGCGCCGAATACAGCCCAGACGGCGACGAAAATATAGCCGGCCATACGCGCCGGCGTCATCGGCTTCATCACTTCGCGAGGTGGGGGCTGCGGCGGGATCAGCGTTTCGGCGTAGCTCATCGGCGGATCTCCGAACGTCTGGCCCACCGCTCGACATAGACGAGCAGAAAGGAGGAGAGGATGGCAAGCACCAGATAGAGGCAGCAGGCCAGGCCATAGAAGAAGAAGGGTTCTTTGGTGACGCGCACGGCGACACTCGTCTGACGCAGGATATCGGCAAGGCTAATGATCGAGACGTAGGAAGTGTCCTTCAGGAGCACCATCCAGAGGTTCGTCAGGCCCGGCAGCGCGATGCGCACGAGCTGCGGCAGGATGATGAGGCGCAGCGTGCGGCCGCTATGCAGTCCAAGCGCATCGCCTGCCTCATACTGCCCCTTGGGAATGGCGCGAAAGGCTGAGAGCAATACTTCCGAACAATAGGCGGAGAATACCACCGAAAGCGCGATGACGCCGGCGAGGAAGGCGTTGATCTCGACCGGCGGCCCGTCATAACCGACGAAGGTCAGCAGAGACTGGATCAGCACCTGCATGCCGTAATAGATAATGAAGAGCGTCAGAAGCTCCGGCAGGCCGCGGAAGATCGTCGTGTAGATGCCGGCCGCCAGCCGAAGCGATTTTTCTTCCGACTGCTGGCCGAGCGCCACCAGGAAGCCGATGGCGAGGCCGATCGGCAGGGTAACGATCGCCACCGAAACGGTCACCTGCAGGCCAAGCGCGATCTCGTCGCCC contains these protein-coding regions:
- a CDS encoding DUF1801 domain-containing protein, whose protein sequence is MKKASAAVKKSDSGEASEETSPSQLIDARIEELGDWRGQKLAQVRMLIKQAEPEVVEEWKWRGVPVWERAGIICTGETYKSVVKLTFAKGASLDDPTGLFNSSLEGNTRRAIDFHQGDTIDEEALKALVRAAAALNTSSKTAVSRKKSSGT
- a CDS encoding SRPBCC family protein, producing MTTRSAEHATLVIERHLKAPVSRVFRAWSTPEAKRQWFACHGEWVPLDYGLDFRPGGTERNHVADTEGLLHAFDAHYIDIVPDTRIIYAYEMKLGDRRISASLATVTFKAEPDGTKMVFTEQVVFLDGYADNGARLQGTEIGLDNLELFLEREANPIH
- a CDS encoding ArsR/SmtB family transcription factor, yielding MIESQADLDRMFHALSDRSRRGMIDRLGRGPASVTELAAPLAVALPTVMKHLQVLEHSGLVLSEKSGRVRTYRLQQDALAAVERWVEQRKSRWTASFDRLDQYLAEEPESFSE
- a CDS encoding glutathione S-transferase family protein; the protein is MSLVLYGHPLASFCHKVLIALYENGTPFENRLVDLSDEGSRSDLFRFWPIGKMPLLRDEARDSTIPETSIIIEYLEQYYPGPVRLLPLEIDRALQVRLWDRFFDHYVQAPMQTLVSNRRRPEGTADEIEVTAAKATLATAYAMIEKQLADRQWIAGDGFTMADCAAAPALFYAETLVPFSSEQPNLRAYYERLLTRPSFARALEGARPYFKFYPYKERLPARFRDTAG
- a CDS encoding class I SAM-dependent DNA methyltransferase produces the protein MAKKIDEEALGEAYNRALALEKAGDVDAAVAAYEEVLAIDPDDHGGAAVRIAAMGRGETPVRAPDAYVETLFDQHAEVFEDVLVEQLGYHVPILVRQRLQALKLGPFKRLLDLGCGTGLTGGALRDLCADMTGIDLSEKMVEIAHEKDLYETLFVAEVEDFLDDNDEDAFDIITATDVLPYLGALEPLFFGAAENLTSGGLFIFSSETLPDATLAGRAYMVGPHQRFAHADAYVKERLAATGFELVEISDINVRMEDGQPTPGHLIIARYIG
- a CDS encoding DUF2270 domain-containing protein, yielding MDMEQDTVLSAREGEGARTLLLPSTPGEVTNTLIHYYRGELGRMTSWRDRIDRTSNWAITVVAALLSVSLSTPTSHHGVLLFGIMLVTLLLMIEARRYRFFDIYRARIRQIERCYFAQILAPDAQAGSEWAAVVANSLRHPRFLLSYSEAMHRRLKRNYGWMYFILFLAWCLKISTPKLQTEGVQTLQAHSWSYVIDNAVLGPVSGLAVIAIVVAFYLCILSFALRADRDEGEFGHGEAHV
- a CDS encoding usg protein, producing the protein MHKDMEKQLQGYGLTTAQILYHLPDHPAILQTYVWQDYDLAPDFPEMRGFLKFWEEKLDGPLHSVRYVHRKLISPTEWRALKGEFILH
- a CDS encoding ABC transporter permease, with the translated sequence MSYAETLIPPQPPPREVMKPMTPARMAGYIFVAVWAVFGALLVISVVNGWDPEKFTRYGPRYLHGLGVTLSLVFISVICGAVLSLPLAAARMSKNRVLNALAYGYIYFFRGTPLLAQLFLVYYGLGVFRPQLESVGIWWFFREAWYCGLFAMTINTAAYQAEILRGAIESVSHGQHEAAAALGIHKFIAFRKIILPQALIVALRPYGNEIILLIKGSAVVAIITVLDLMGETRYAFSRTFDYQTYLWAAIFYLVIVEALRHLWAWIERRLTRHLKR
- a CDS encoding ABC transporter permease; the encoded protein is MGGLFSALGSFWSSLVHIFDPLCGPVGIFTWLGQSTILACGDTGWGDEIALGLQVTVSVAIVTLPIGLAIGFLVALGQQSEEKSLRLAAGIYTTIFRGLPELLTLFIIYYGMQVLIQSLLTFVGYDGPPVEINAFLAGVIALSVVFSAYCSEVLLSAFRAIPKGQYEAGDALGLHSGRTLRLIILPQLVRIALPGLTNLWMVLLKDTSYVSIISLADILRQTSVAVRVTKEPFFFYGLACCLYLVLAILSSFLLVYVERWARRSEIRR